The DNA segment TCGATGCAGTTAAGTCGCTCGCAGCGGCCGGGCCGCGCAGGATAATCTACGTGTCCTGCAGCCCACCTACCCTGGCACGGGACGTCTCGTTCCTCTTAAAACACGGATATAAGCCTTTCAGCGCCGGGGTCGTGGACATGTTCCCACAGACCTATCACATCGAAGGGGTCGTGGGGCTCGACCTGGTAAAGTGAGCCGGGTTCCGGTATCGGTCCTTCAGCGGGGGGGGCGGGGGGGAGGGCGGAGGAGTAAAGGAAAAAAATGAAAAAACTTCCAATAGTAGCGAAGCTCCAGGAGGAGCTCAAGAAGATAACACGGGAACTACGTATAGAGGTCCCCAAGGAGCTCCGGAAGGCGGCGGCCCACGGGGACTTCCGCGAAAACGCCGAGTACGACGCGGCCAAGGAAAGGCAGTCCTTCCTGCGGGCACGGGAGGCGCAGCTCAGCTCTCGCATACAGTCCCTTGCCTCGCTCGAACTCAACGACATACCGAAGGGCATCGTGGCCTTCGGATCCAGGGTCAGCCTCGAAGACCTCGACACGGGCAAGGCGGTGGTCTACGAGCTCGTATCGCCCGAAGAGGTGGACCCGAAAAACGGCAAGATCTCGGTAAGCTCTCCCATAGGCAGGGCCCTCCTGAATAAGGTCGAGGGAGACGAGATAAGGATCGACCTGCCTTCCGGGCTGAAGGAGTACGAGGTTACGGGCCTCATCACGCTCCACGAACTGATGTTCGAAAAAGAGAACGACGCTTCGGAGTAGTTCCGGTGGCGGGGTTTTCTCGTTTTTTATCTCTCCGTTTAAGAAACCTTCTTTATCCTCAGGCTCCTGAGCCTGTTTATGGCGGCCGCGAGCTCCTGGGGCCTGAAACCGACGAGGTCCGAGGGGTGTTTGATCGTCGGTGATACGATGTCGAGGCCCTTCTCCCCAAGATCCTTATCCACGGCCGTTATGACCTCCCGGATATCCATCCCGCCGTCCATGTACCTCTCCCTCGCGTAGACCATGGCGTACCCTATGGCCTTTACCTGGCCGTCCTCGACGAGCTGCTCCACGAAGGCGAGGTCTATATCCTCCCTGCCGAAGGTAAGGGTCTTGAGCCCCCTGGCCTTCAGGTGCGACTCGTGCCGGCCCTTCCTCGAGTCCAGACTTTCCGGGACCGGGACCCGCCCGTGTAAGGCGCCGAAAGCCTCGCCCCCCTCCGTGGCCCTGCCCGTCGGATTGTCCGCCGCTATCTCCTCCGCCCTGCCCGTCAGGTCCTCCGGCTCGTACTCCACCATGGCTATCACCTTGTCCGCGACGTCGAAGTAATCTCCCGCCCCGCCCATGACGAGTACCGTGGAGACGCCGTGGTCTTCGTAAAGCTGGTTGACCTTATCGACAAACGGAGTTATGGGCTCGTGCTTCTTTTCGACGAGCGCCTGCATCCTGCGGTCCCTTATCATGAAGTTGGTGGCCGAGGTGTCCTCGTCGAGGAGGAGCAGGGTGCTTCCGGCCTCCAGCGCCTCGAGTATGTTGGCCGCCTGGGAGGTGGAGCCGCTCGCGTTCTGTGTCTTGAAGAACTCCGTATCCACACCTCCGGGCAGCCCCCCTATGAAGGGGGAGATATCGACCCCCACAACACTCCTGCCGTCCTCGGCCCTTATCTTAACGGCGGTCGGGTCGGAGACCACGAACTCCCTGCCGTCGCCGGGGATGTGGTTGAAGACCCCCCTCTCAAACGCCCTTAAGAGGGTCGACTTCCCGTGGAAACCGCCTCCTACGATAAGGCTCACCCCGCGCGGGATCCCCATGCCGGTTATGCGTCCCCGGTTCGGCAGCTCCACCTCCACCCTGAGACTCTCCGGAGAACGGAACGGCAGTCCGTCCTTCATGGGCCTGTCGTCAACGCCGCTCCTTCTCGGAAGCATGCTCCCGTCGGCGACAAAGGCCGTGAGGTCGAGGGAGGAAAGTTTGCCCCGAAGCGCGTCCGCGTCCTCACTCGTCTCTACGTGCTCGTACAGGACGCCGCTATCGAGGTTCTTTTTAAGCAGGGTACGCTCGACCAGGGCCGGGAGCCTTATTGTGAGCATCTCCTCGGCCTCGCGGCCGAGTATCCACCTGCCCGAGGCCGGGAGCCCGACGAAGAGGCGGAGCTCCACATAGTCCTTCGAGACATGGGCCGCGCTTCTTTCGAGTATCTCCTGGGACGGCGGGTCGACGAATATCTGGCCGCTCTTTCCCGTCCCGCACTGCCTCGAATGCTTCTTCGCCTCCCTGGCGAAAGTCCTGACGAGAAAATCCCTTAGGGCCACCTCTCTCGACGTGTTCGAGAACGTATCGTCAGGAAAGCCGGCCTCGCTCTGGGGTATCAGGACCCTCAAGCGGCTCGAGGTGGCGAACGGGTCCCCCTGCACGTGGTCCATGAAAAGGGTATAGAAGGGGAACTTGTACTCCTTTCCCTGAAGCTCCTTATACGCCTTATAGCCCTTGCGGTCAATTTGCCTTAGTGTCTCTATCAGTCGTTCCATAACCTCGCCAATATACCAGAGACGCCGGTAAAAGAAAATATGTTTTCGGGAATAACGGCCCCCTTACTCCCCGAGCCCGCTCTTTAACTCCATCACCCTCATTATGTCCCGGCGCGTGAGTATCCCGACGAGCTTCTCCCCGCGAAGGACCGGGAACCTGCCCGTGCCCTCACCGGTCATCTTGGATATGGCCTTGAGCGCGTTGTCGTCCGGGGAGAGCACCATCTCCGGGGTAAGACCCTCCATAACGTCCCGCACCAGCGTCTCCCCCCACCTCTCCTTTTCGACCCCCCTGACGTCGTTAAGCGTAAGGAGTCCCACGACCCTCCCTTCCCTTACCACGGGGAAGCTCACGAAGTGGTAGTTGAAGAAGTACTTTTCGACCACCATCGAGAGTGGGACGTCCTCTTCCAGGGTCACGACCTCCTTTGTCATTATCTCCCCTATCCTTAGGCCCTCGAACGTCATTTTTATAATAAGCTGTTGGTAGCTGCTCTCGGCGGCCTGCCGGAGGAAGACCCCTATGAGCACGAACCAGATCCCGCCGACGAAGTTCCCCTTGAGCAACTGTACGAAGCCCCCTACGATGAGGAAGAGCGCAAAGCCCTTGCCTATGAGGCTCGCGGCCCTGGTCG comes from the Thermodesulfobacteriota bacterium genome and includes:
- the greA gene encoding transcription elongation factor GreA, which gives rise to MKKLPIVAKLQEELKKITRELRIEVPKELRKAAAHGDFRENAEYDAAKERQSFLRAREAQLSSRIQSLASLELNDIPKGIVAFGSRVSLEDLDTGKAVVYELVSPEEVDPKNGKISVSSPIGRALLNKVEGDEIRIDLPSGLKEYEVTGLITLHELMFEKENDASE
- a CDS encoding ABC-ATPase domain-containing protein; translation: MERLIETLRQIDRKGYKAYKELQGKEYKFPFYTLFMDHVQGDPFATSSRLRVLIPQSEAGFPDDTFSNTSREVALRDFLVRTFAREAKKHSRQCGTGKSGQIFVDPPSQEILERSAAHVSKDYVELRLFVGLPASGRWILGREAEEMLTIRLPALVERTLLKKNLDSGVLYEHVETSEDADALRGKLSSLDLTAFVADGSMLPRRSGVDDRPMKDGLPFRSPESLRVEVELPNRGRITGMGIPRGVSLIVGGGFHGKSTLLRAFERGVFNHIPGDGREFVVSDPTAVKIRAEDGRSVVGVDISPFIGGLPGGVDTEFFKTQNASGSTSQAANILEALEAGSTLLLLDEDTSATNFMIRDRRMQALVEKKHEPITPFVDKVNQLYEDHGVSTVLVMGGAGDYFDVADKVIAMVEYEPEDLTGRAEEIAADNPTGRATEGGEAFGALHGRVPVPESLDSRKGRHESHLKARGLKTLTFGREDIDLAFVEQLVEDGQVKAIGYAMVYARERYMDGGMDIREVITAVDKDLGEKGLDIVSPTIKHPSDLVGFRPQELAAAINRLRSLRIKKVS
- a CDS encoding site-2 protease family protein; translation: MLTGRGIRLFKVLGIRISVDYTWFIVFALFAWSLSNHYFPSSVPGLDPRTYLAMGVVSSLLLFVCILIHELAHSYVANRLGLDIREITLFIFGGVARMTREPEEATAELKIAIAGPLASLALAAVFRGLEVASGTLTALPVLTAVLGFLATVNVVLLVFNMIPGFPLDGGRVLRALWWATTGDIRRATRAASLIGKGFALFLIVGGFVQLLKGNFVGGIWFVLIGVFLRQAAESSYQQLIIKMTFEGLRIGEIMTKEVVTLEEDVPLSMVVEKYFFNYHFVSFPVVREGRVVGLLTLNDVRGVEKERWGETLVRDVMEGLTPEMVLSPDDNALKAISKMTGEGTGRFPVLRGEKLVGILTRRDIMRVMELKSGLGE